Proteins from one Rhizobium glycinendophyticum genomic window:
- a CDS encoding monovalent cation/H+ antiporter subunit D — MSSWSQHLIVTPILLPMMTAALLLFIDERDRTAKALVSLASVVLLLSNAIILFMVESGPNSFDNVYLLGNWAAPFGIVLVIDGLSAMMLLLAAILAIAALVFSLAKWHAVGAHFHSLFQLLLVGVNGALLTGDLFNLFVFFEVMLAASYGLLLHGTGTLRVKSGLHYIAVNLVAALFFLIGVSLIYGTAGTLNMADLALRMPEMEPDRLILMEAGAAVLGVAFFIKVGMWPLCFWLPTAYSAASAPVAGMFAILSKVGIYVILRLTMLLFGDGPSAGFGAEVLLVGGMATLIFGTIGVLASQALGRLAGYSVLVSSGTLLMALGINDGVVSSGALLYLASSTLTISAFFMLIELVERGQDAGANVLAVTMEAYGDGEEADIEDGGGTTMPGTMAILGICFAACGILLSGLPPLSGFISKFAMLSAMMGTGSIGTTPDFSVWALIVLVILSGLAALISMTRAGIRAFWGSIEGAVPRVLVIELVPVMMLLSLTLALTILAGPAMTYMDTTIRTLSNPEAYVDAVSNARVVYGLASSGNEIEGGAP, encoded by the coding sequence ATGTCCAGCTGGAGCCAACACCTCATCGTCACGCCGATCCTGCTGCCGATGATGACAGCCGCTCTTCTCCTGTTCATCGACGAGCGCGACCGGACAGCCAAGGCCCTGGTAAGCCTCGCCTCGGTTGTGCTTCTGCTGTCGAACGCCATCATTCTGTTCATGGTCGAGAGCGGCCCGAACAGCTTCGACAACGTTTATCTCCTCGGCAACTGGGCTGCTCCCTTCGGCATCGTGCTCGTCATCGACGGCCTCTCGGCGATGATGCTGCTCCTCGCCGCTATTCTCGCGATAGCAGCTCTGGTCTTCTCCCTGGCCAAATGGCATGCGGTCGGAGCGCATTTTCACAGCCTATTTCAACTGCTCCTTGTCGGCGTCAACGGTGCCCTGCTCACCGGCGACCTCTTCAACCTCTTCGTCTTTTTCGAGGTAATGCTCGCCGCCTCCTACGGCCTTTTGCTGCATGGCACCGGTACACTCAGGGTGAAGTCGGGACTTCACTACATCGCCGTCAATCTGGTCGCCGCACTTTTCTTTCTTATCGGAGTGAGCCTGATCTACGGCACCGCTGGTACGCTCAACATGGCGGATCTTGCCCTGCGCATGCCGGAGATGGAACCCGATCGGCTGATCCTGATGGAGGCCGGTGCTGCGGTGCTCGGCGTGGCCTTCTTCATCAAGGTCGGCATGTGGCCGCTCTGCTTCTGGCTGCCCACCGCCTACAGCGCGGCCTCGGCACCCGTGGCCGGCATGTTCGCCATCCTCAGCAAGGTCGGCATCTATGTCATCCTGCGCCTCACAATGCTTCTTTTCGGCGATGGTCCATCCGCCGGATTCGGAGCAGAGGTGCTTCTGGTCGGTGGAATGGCCACCCTGATTTTTGGCACGATCGGTGTGCTCGCATCCCAAGCGCTTGGGCGGCTCGCGGGCTATTCGGTGCTCGTTTCCTCAGGCACGCTGCTCATGGCCCTCGGCATCAATGACGGCGTCGTCTCTTCCGGCGCGCTGCTTTATCTCGCCAGTTCCACCCTGACGATCAGTGCCTTTTTCATGCTGATCGAACTGGTGGAGCGTGGACAGGATGCCGGTGCCAACGTGCTTGCCGTCACCATGGAAGCCTATGGCGACGGGGAGGAAGCTGATATCGAAGACGGCGGCGGCACCACCATGCCCGGCACGATGGCTATCCTCGGCATCTGTTTTGCCGCCTGCGGCATCCTGCTTTCCGGTTTGCCGCCTCTGTCGGGCTTCATCTCGAAATTCGCCATGCTGTCGGCCATGATGGGGACGGGCTCGATAGGTACCACGCCGGATTTTTCGGTCTGGGCATTAATCGTTCTCGTCATTCTCTCGGGTCTTGCCGCCCTGATCTCCATGACTCGTGCCGGCATCCGCGCCTTCTGGGGTTCGATAGAAGGTGCCGTGCCCCGGGTTCTCGTTATAGAACTCGTGCCGGTGATGATGCTCCTGTCACTGACGCTTGCCCTGACCATTCTGGCCGGTCCGGCCATGACCTACATGGACACGACGAT
- a CDS encoding Na+/H+ antiporter subunit C → MEMALSLAIGMMTTCGVWLILRPRTYQVIIGLSLLSYAVNLFIFGVGGVKSNMPPILEDGVISTSLSDPVPQALVLTAIVIGFATTALFLVVLLASGGLTGSDHVDGRNE, encoded by the coding sequence ATGGAAATGGCTCTGTCCCTCGCCATCGGCATGATGACCACCTGCGGCGTCTGGCTGATCCTGCGGCCGCGTACCTATCAGGTGATCATTGGTTTGTCGCTCCTGTCCTACGCGGTCAATCTGTTCATCTTCGGCGTCGGCGGCGTGAAGAGCAACATGCCGCCCATCCTTGAGGACGGAGTGATTTCGACGAGCCTCAGCGACCCCGTGCCTCAGGCGCTTGTCCTGACCGCGATCGTCATCGGCTTCGCCACCACCGCACTGTTCCTCGTCGTGCTTCTCGCCTCTGGCGGCCTCACGGGCAGCGACCATGTCGATGGGAGGAACGAATAA